In Rissa tridactyla isolate bRisTri1 chromosome 8, bRisTri1.patW.cur.20221130, whole genome shotgun sequence, one genomic interval encodes:
- the TEX47 gene encoding LOW QUALITY PROTEIN: testis-expressed protein 47 (The sequence of the model RefSeq protein was modified relative to this genomic sequence to represent the inferred CDS: deleted 2 bases in 1 codon; substituted 2 bases at 2 genomic stop codons) yields MSKKAPRPPGSPEPAPLERRNLLDVLRERQQRAGQGRFPLHRLLVVARPGDGAAAEEVEDSHGSSAFMFLLNNKSVICESSACGSREHXPDHTTRTCSNXPHKLFDKLPVFLLKQGYHRALFEKALEYHSGEQVSGLLLLCSSYICHVVESCSSTIHLIIRDLASLQKQGPKTEFTLFPRSALLQEIKVLVVAHNIPTRLFPDWYVAMATSPVTCPQGSTQSESTAEVVAECLTRLLKLAACIQRLEDDSEDTNENIHTFEPELLIPAEMINCLCNGEECVSPEDFVRLYLSPSQPTLDSGTLHTV; encoded by the exons ATGTCGAAGAAGGCGCCGAGGCCGCCGGGCTCGCCGGAGCCGGCGCCGCTGGAGCGGCGGAACCTGCTGGACGTGCTGCGGGAGCGGCAGCAGCGCGCCGGCCAG GGCCGGTTCCCGCTCCACAGGTTGTTGGTGGTGGCCCGGCCGGGCGACGGCGCGGCGGCCGAGGAGGTGGAAG ATTCCCATGGTAGCAGTGCTTTCATGTTTCTTCTGAATAATAAAAGTGTAATCTGTGAATCTTCTGCCTGTGGCAGC AGAGAACACTGACCAGACCACACAACACGAACCTGCAGCAACTAGCCGCATAAGCTGTTTGACAAACTgccagtttttcttttgaaacaaggTTATCACAGAGCATTGTTTGAGAAGGCGTTAGAATACCACTCAGGAGAACAGGTCTCAGGTCTGCTACTGCTCTGTTCCAGCTATATTTGTCATGTAGTAGAG TCTTGCAGTAGCACAATCCATCTCATCATCCGAGATTTAGCTTCTCTCCAAAAGCAAGGTCCTAA GACGGAATTCACTCTCTTTCCACGCAGTGCTTTACTCCAAGAAATTAAAGTTTTAGTGGTGGCACATAACATCCCCACCAGACTGTTCCCAGACTGGTATGTGGCAATGGCGACGTCTCCCGTGACATGTCCACAAGGCTCGACGCAATCAGAGTCTacggcagaggtggtggcagaGTGCCTTACCCGCCTACTCAAACTGGCAGCCTGCATTCAGCGTTTGGAG GATGACAGCGAGGATACCAATGAGAACATACACACTTTTGAACCCGAGCTGCTAATCCCGGCAGAGATGATTAACTGTTTGTGCAATGGTGAAGAATGTGTAAGTCCAGAAGATTTCGTGAGACTTTATTTAAGTCCTTCACAGCCTACCCTAGATTCAGGTACACTGCATACAGTTTGA